In the genome of Gammaproteobacteria bacterium, the window TTCAAGCTGCTGGCCGCCGCCGGGGCCTGGCTGGGCTGGAAGGCGCTTCCGGTCATCATCATCCTGTCATCGTTTGCCGGCGCGGTCATCGGCCTTTGTCTCATCCTGATCATGGGTCGTGATCGCAATGTTCCCATACCGTTCGGACCCTATCTCGCCATCGCGGCCTGGATGACCGCGATGTGGGGTGAGGAACTGGTCGACACCTACCAGATGGTGATCACCGCACTCTGAGAAACGCCGGGGCGCGAGCGCTCTTCAGGAACGGGCGCCCTGGTCACCCGAAAATATGTAGTTCCTCCTGATCAGGTAATTCCAGAAAAAACGATGCCCAGCGCCAGCAGCTTGCTCAGCAGGACATGAAGCCGCAGTTCCTCGACGGCGAGATAAAGGATCAGCTGATGCCACAGCAGGCCGGTCGCGCTGACCGCGTAAATGACCGCCAGTTCGACACCGCGCGGGAACCGTGTCCCGGCGCTGAATACGAAACGGATGCTGAGCAGGTAATTGATCAGGGTGGCCACCAGGAACCCGCCGACCCCTGCCCAGAGATAATGTATGTGCAGCCCGTAGATCAACGCCGCAAACAATGAAAAATCAACCGCGGCCCCGGCTCCCGCAACCATCAGGTAGCGGATGATCTTCCTTTCGAAAATAGAGCTGAGCAATCCGCGCATGCGACTTCGCAACCCGGGCACTATGTCTTGCGCGCAAACACGGTGCTGCAGGCACCACGGCGGCGAGCGATGGAAACCGCGTTTTCGAGCAGCGCAATGGGCAACAGCATGGCGGCGGGAAGCAGCCAGAGTCCCAGTTCGATCAGGCGCGGAACGGACTGCGCGCTTCTCATCAACTGGTACAGCCGGTTGGCCCTGCGCGGAGCCATGCGGTTCAACGCGCTCTGCATGAACCCGAAAATATTCTGCACGCCATCGGAGGTCGTCGAGGCGAGCGTTGTGTAACCCTGTCTTTGCAGCAGCCGCTCCATCCCCTGGTGACCGAAAAAATGCAGGTGCCGCGGCGCGTCGATATGAAACCAGGCGTTGCGGAAAAAACCGGCCTGCCAGCTCGAATTGTTCGGGACCGCAATGACCAGCACGCCTCCCGGCTTCAGGATTTCGCCGACCGCCTCCAGGGTGGCCTGCGGATCGGGCAGATGCTCCAGCACATGCCAGATCACCACGGCGTCGAAGCTGTGGGGCGCGAACCGCTGTTCCCCGAGTTCCCCTGTCCGGTATTCGATCGCCGGGCTCTCGAAGCGCGAATCGAGCAGTGCGCGCTCGAGGCCGGTCCCGGTGACACCCGTCCTGCCCAGTTCCAGCAGCAAATCGCCCCTGCCACAGCCGATATCGAGCACTGCCAGCGGCCCCGGACCCGGCAGGTACCGGCGGATCGAACGGGCCCGGCGCCTGACCGACAGGTTGACCAGGGCCTGCAGCGGAGCCGCGAACTTGGACTCCCCGCCTCCGTAATAGGAGCGGTCATAATGCGCCGACAGCACCGCAGCGGAGGGAAACACCTCGATCCTGCCACTGCCGCACCCGGGGCACAGGAGCAGCGTGTACGGTTCGGTGCCGCGGTCGGCGTCCATGACATCCATCCGCGCAAAATTGCGATCTCGAGCACACACCCAGCAGTGATTCAACGCCAGCTCAGCCTCCGACGCGCTTCAGGTTGTTGCGGACCTTGTAAAGGTCCGGATCGCTCCGCAGGGCAGCATCGTAGTAGTACCTGGCCTCATCGAGGCGTCCCTGCTGCTCGAGCGCGGCACCGAGATTGTTCATCAGCTGCGCGTCGCCGGGCGATTTCTCGAGCGCGGTGCGCAACGAACGCTCGGCCGCGACATAGTCCCCCTTCACCATCAGGACTGCCGCAAGACCGGCATGCACGACCCCCATGTCGGGTTCGAGCGAAACTGCCCGCGTGGCATGCGCCTCGGCCTGTTCGACAAATCCCTCGCCCAGAAAGTAGGTGGCAAGACTGACATGCGCCTGGTAACTCTCGCCGACCACATCCAGCACGTGGCTGAACAGCATGTAGGGGCCGCTCCAGTAACCAACCTGCAGCCACGCCAGAAAGGTATAGAAGCACAGCGCCGGCGCCAGCCCGAACAGCGCCTTGCGCATACCGGCGCCGCCGAGGCGCGCCAGCACCGCGCCAAACGCGAGGAACAGGCCCAGGGAGGGCAGGTACATGTAGCGGTCCGCGCGCGCCTGACTCCCGACCTGTATCAACCCGATCACCGGCAACAAGGTCACCAGAAACCAGAGCCAGCCGACGATCAGCCATGGATATTTCCTGCGCAACGCGATCGCCGCCGCGCTCAACGCCCCGAGCGCCAGCAGCGATGGCACGAATGCGCCGAAAAAATCGATCGGATAAAGCGGGTAGAGCACCGCCAGCTTGGTCGGGACCAGCGTATCTCTCAGGTAAGCGGCATATGCAACCGCCGTATTCATCAGGCGGTATTCGATCGACAGATCATCGACGGGCGCCATTGCCTTGGTCTGCGCCGCGAGCGTGACCAGCCCCGAGGCAAGCGAGAGCAGGAACAGCGGAATCTTTTCCGCGACCAGGCGCAACCACAGCGACAGCGTCTTGTCGAACGCACCGCCGCCCCGGATGCCCGAGCGATCAAGTGGCCAATAATCGAGCAGCAAAAAGACGATCGGCAGCGTCACCGCCATGGGTTTCGAGAGCAGCGCCAGGATGAACGCGGTGACTACCCACAGGTACGCGCGAATACCCGGGCGATTCGCGTAGCGCAAGTAGGCAAGCAATGCGAGCAGGAAAAAGAAGCCGCAGAGCACATCCTTGCGCTCGGCAATCCACGCAACCGATTCCACGTGCAACGGATGCACGAGAAACAGCAGCGCAACCACCAGAGCGGCACTCCAGTTGCGCAACATCGCCAGCGCCAGGCAATAGGCCAGCACGCTGTTGAGCCCGTGAATGGCAACGTTGACCACATGCTGCGGCCCGGGTTCGATACCGAACAAGGTCACATCGAGCATATGCGACAACCACGTCAGCGGGTGCCAGTTGCTCATGTGGAATTCGGTGAACGCCCAGCGAACACCTTCCAGCGAGAGGCCGGAGCGCACCATCTCGGTGTAGATGACATAGCCCTGGTCATCTATCCCCGAATAGCCGAAGCCGGCAACTCTCCAATAGACAACGGCCAGCGCGACCAGCAGGATGAATATTGCCGCACAATGCGCCCGGTGCGGTTGCCCCAGGAACATTTCCGGATACACCGTGGGCTGATCTGGAAAAGCGTTTGCAGTACTCAAGACGATGGCCGATCGCTGTCCCGGTTCATGCCGCGCTCGAACAAGCCGAACTTCATCAGGCCCCAGACATGGGTGCGGTACTTGATCGCGGTCAGCAGAACGCCCACACCGTAGATCACGCTGCGCCGGAAATTTATCGAGGATGCATCATCGAAATAGCGGGTGGGACAGGAAATCTCGCCGATCCGGTAACCGAAATGGCGGGCCTGCACGAGCATCTCGTTATCGAACACAAAATCGTCGGAATTCTGATCGAGCGGAAGCGATTCGAGCAATTGGCGGCTCCAGGCCCTGAAGCCCGTATGGTATTCGGATAGCTTGTAGTTGATGAGGATGTTTTCCGCAAGCGTCAGGAAACGGTTGGCGATGTACTTGTAAACGGGCATTCCGCCACGCAACGCACCCCGCCCCAGGATCCGCGAGCCCAGTACGGCATCGAACTCTCCGCTGGTGATCATCGCGGCCATCGCGGTCACCAGCTTCGGCGTGTACTGATAGTCCGGGTGAACCATTACCACCACATCCGCGCCTGCCGCCAGGGCCTCGCGGTAACAGGTCTTCTGGTTGGCACCGTAGCCGAGATTCTCCGCGTGACGGATCGTGCGAATGCCCATGCTCATGGCGATCCGCTGGGTCTCGTCATGGCTGTGATCGTCGACCAGAATGACTTCATCCACGACATCCGCGGGAATCTCGCCAAGCGTGCGGCGCAATGTCTTCTCGGCGTTGTACGCCGGCATCACCACCACGATCTTCATGTTGTTCAGCAAGCGGAAGCTCTCCTCAGGCTGGATCGGTAACGGGTGGCAAAGCTTCACGGCACCACCGTTCAGGAATAGTAGTGCATGGCACGCCGCCCGATTCTGCATTCTACCGTCTTGGACCCGAATGCATGGGCTCGCGCTGCTGCAATCGCCCGCGCCTGGCGCGTCTTTCGACGTGACCACGCTTCATGTCCCCGCGCTGAACGCGCTAGAATCTCCCGCAACCTGCCAACCCGGGGTATTCACGTGAAAAAGCTCGTCATCGGCCTGACCGGCGGCATCGGCAGCGGCAAGAGCGCGGTGTCGCGCTGCTTCGAGGATCTCGGCATCGTGGTGATCGATGCGGACAAGGCCGCACGCGTGGTGGTTGAACCGGGCACGCCCGCGCTGGCGCAGATCGCCGAACATTTCGGCAACGGGATCCTCGACACGAGCGGAGCGCTGGACCGGGCTGCACTGCGCCGCATCGTGTTCAGCGATGCGGAAAAGCGCAAATGGCTGGAAGGCGTGCTGCACCCGCGCATCACCATCGAGATATTCAAGGGACTGCGCGAGGCAACCAGCCCCTACGCGATCCTCGCCTCGCCACTGCTGTTCGAAGCGCGGCAGGACTCGCTCGCCAACCGGGTACTGGTGGTCGATGTCGATGAATCGACCCAACTCCGGCGCACCATGGAGCGCGACGCCAATACGGAACAGCAGGTGCGGGCAATCATGGCGAGCCAGATCGCGCGCAGCGAGCGGCTGGCGCGGGCCGATGACGTCATCGAGAACAACGGCACTCTGGCCGAGCTGCGTCCGCAGGTCGCGGCGCTGCATGAACGATATCTCGTGCTCGCGGCCGAACTGCGGCGCCGCGGCGCCGATACGCCGCCCGCGGGAGCCTGAGCGGATGCACACCGTCAATTGCCCCGCCTGCCAACGCGCCGTACCCTGGAACGACGAGTCGCCGCACCGCCCGTTCTGCTCGCTGCGCTGCAAACAGGCGGATTTCTGCGCCTGGGCCAACGAGGAGCATGTGCTGCCGGCGGAACCCGATATCGACGACTACTTCAGCGAATCCGAGCAGTCACCGGCACGCCATTCCTGAACGGCACCCGGGCGTGGCGAAAACCAGCGCCAGGCCCACGGAAATCCGCGCTCGCCACCGGCCTCCCCGGCCACGCAATGGCAGGCATTCGCGGGGTCTCGGCAACCATCGGTACCGCGCCGCGATGGCGCAACAGCAGGCCTTCGAGCACAAAACAGCGGCGCTCGATGTACTCCGGCGTGAGCGCGCCGCGCACCAGGCCGCTGCTCGCGGCGCCGCGCGCGAGCAGCGCGAAGGAATGAAGATTCTGCAGGGCAAAGCGGTAGCTGCTGCCCCTGACGGAGTTTTCCAGCGCGGCGGCACCCATGTCGAGGTCTGCCAAGGGTTTGATGCGGGCGTCGTTCCACGCGCCGGCGGCGATATCCGGGCCCAGCGCATCGAACAATGCCACCGCATCGTCGAGGCCCGCATAGTCCCCGCCGAGTGCATCGCCAAGCGCGCTCGCGGTGGCCGCAATCGATCCGTTGTTGATATTCGAGCCGCCTTCGAGAATCGCCGCGACATCTTCGAATGACAGCGAAGCATCGATGGCACCAAAGACGCGGTACAGCGCCAGCGACTCGAGCAGGTACGTCATGGCATGGTTTTCGAGTGGCTTTGCACCCTCCTCCGAGTGGTCCTCGATAAACAGCGCCACATGCTCACCCGGTCGGTAGCCAAACGCGCCGGCGCCCGCTGCCTGCGGTCCCGGGTCGGCGTAGTAATTGTGCACCCGCGCCGGATCGAGCGAGGAAGCCGACAACGCCGGCAGGATGGTGTCACGCCACAGCGTTTCGAGAAGCAGCATCACCGGCGTCGAGCAACTCATTCCCGCGCCGTTGAAGGTGTCGACCCGCATGACCAATTCCGGATGTTCCACCGCAGCCCACAAGGCGAGATGTCCACCGAGTGAATGACCCGTCAACCGCAGTCGTCCAATGTATGCGGGATTTGCATTGCCCGCGGCGTCCAGTAGCTCTGCGGCACGCAGAAAGTCATCCACCACGCCATCACGCAGCAAGGCAGCGAGCCGGTCCGCGAATTCCTGGGCAAGTGCCACATCCTGCCACTCCTCACCGAACGCGGTGGAGCCACCGAACGCGAGGTGCAGTTCGCCGCTGCCGATGTGCTCGAACACGGTGGCGGAGAATCCGGCGCTGGTGTCGGGCTGGTGACAAAGCACCCGGTAGGCATGCTGCAGCTCGGCGAACTGCCGCCGCGTGAAGCCACGACCCGAGAACGTTGCCACGCCGGGCGCGCGCCGATTCCAGGCGGCGTCGGTTATCGCCTCCCCGACCAGGAAATCCTGATGCTGCAACGACACATAGGTCGCGGCAGACAGCAGGGCACTTTGATAGACAACATCCATGTTCCTGCTCATGATCAACTCCTTTTGATTCACTCGACTTCGCTGCGGCTTCCTGCCGCCGGTTCCGCGCCGGGCCGATTCCGCCCCAACATCAGGCCTCTGTAAACTTCGCCGCATGCCCCGCGCGCCCCTGCCGCATCCGCACCTCGGCCCAGGTGCCAACCAGGCGCGACATCTCGCGGAACACACTGTCCCAGTCGCCGGGGGAGGCCTGCCGGATGAGTCGCATCGTCGGATAGCTGGGCGTCGCCTCGCCACGCATGCCATATATCCAGCAGGGTTTGTACTGCAGCAGATTGAGCGCGGGCTTGCCCAGGCATCCGGCAAGATGCGCCACACCGCAGTCGGTCGTCACGACCAGATCCATCAACTCGATGGCCGCCGCGGTATCGCCGAAATGAATGCATTGCGCGGCCAGATCCACGATGAACCCGCCCGCTCCCGAGGTGTTGAGCTGCGTCGCGGACTTGCCCTTCTGCAGGCTGAAGAGTTGCACCCCGGGCATCGCCGCGAGCGGCAGCAGGCGCGCCAGCGAAACCGAGCGCCGCGCATTGTCCGCCGCCGCGGTACTGCCCGACCACGCCACGCCGATACGGAAACTCCCGGCATGGGGCGCGACCCGCCGACCCAGGAGAATCCGCGATTGCTCGGGAATACTCACCTCCAGCGGTTCCGGGATGCTCAAGCCGCGCGGATCGACCAGCCCGGGCAGACTCATCACCGGGCAATGAAAATCGTAATGGTGCCCGGCAATTGCCGGATCGGCGCAATCGAGCAGCTGCATCTTCGAATGGCCGAACAGCGGATGCAGCAGCGGGTGGCACGCGAAGCTCAGCTCCGCGCCACGACGCCGCAGCATGCCGAAATAACGTGCCGCCCACAGCATGTCGCCGAAGCCCTGTTCCGCCAGCAGCAGCAGCCGCTTGCCGCCGATCCGCTCGCCCTGCCAGCGCGCAGATGCATGCCGCGGCAAGCTCGACGCACCGCTGGCGTGGAAGCGCGCTTCGCAATCCGGCCACGCCTCGCGATAGCGCCCGGCATGCAGGCGCAGCAGCGCGCGCTCCCACACCAGATCGGCGCGACCCGGCTCCTGCCCGAGGCATTCCTGGATCAGTCCTTCCGCTTCCTCGAAGCGCCCCGCCTCGCGCAGGGCCATTGCATAATTGACCCGCAGTCCGAAGCGCCCCGGTGCGAGCTCCAGCGCACGGCGATGTGAACGCAATGACTGCTCGTGCTGTTCGAGGTCCATCCACAGCTTGCCGAGATTGCTCCATACGCCGGCGTCCAGCGGTCTCAGCCGCAACACGCGCTGGTAACAGACCAGCGCCGCGTCGAGGCGCCGCGTTCTGCGCAGCGCCGCACCGAGATTGAGCCACGCCGCGGGATCCTGCGGATTGCTTTTCAGATAACGCTGATACAAGGCGATCGCACCGCCCGTATCGCCCCTGCGGTGATGCTCGATGGCAGCGGTCCATAACGGATGCATCGCCGCCGCAAGCGTCTCTGGCGCATCTGTTCGTAGTGCCTGTTCCATGGCTATGGCTCCCTCATGTGGTCACGCACGGTCCTTGTCGTGGAGACGCCACGCGATCGATGGCGTGTCGTGCGGCAAGGATCGCGGCCGGCGTTGCGACGATGACGGGAGATTCCGGATTCGGCGCGCAAACATGCGCCAAACATCAGGCAACGCTGCCCGCGGTCATGACGCGACGGATCGGTGGAAGAGATGATGGCCTGGAGCATGTCACATCCTTGTAACGGTCAAGCGAAAATTACGCTACGCCCATCACCGAATCCGTGCAAGCACTTTTATTGACCCGTTTGAGTCTGCGATAGGAGTCGCATCCCTTGCGCATTACAGGGATGATGCTCAATCGAGACACGAGGCGGATGCGGTGCGGCGTTGAGCCTGTCACCGGATTTGTTAACTCCCCTATAATGCGCCCTGAGCAATCCGGGCCCGGCTGCGACCCATGCAACATACCGTGACTTCCCTGTTCGGCAATTCGGAGCAACAGCGCCCCCAACCGACCCGCGCCCGTGTCATCGCAATCACCAGCGGCAAGGGAGGCGTGGGCAAGACCAATATCACGACCAACCTCGCGATCAGCCTCGCGCGCCAGGGCAAGCGCGTCTGCATCTTCGATGCCGATACCGGCCTGGCCAATATCAATATCCTGCTCGGACTGACGCCGCAGCACACGCTGGAAGACTTTCTCGAGGGCTCGCTGCCACTCGAGGATATCCTGATGGAAGGGCCGCGCGGCGTGCGTATCGTGCCGGGCGCCTCCGGTATCGCGGAATACGCGGACCTCGACCGCCACCGCCAGCAAACGCTGCTGAACGGTTTGCGACGCATCGAGGACCAGTTCGATTATCTGTTGATCGATACCGCGGCCGGCATTTCGGATGCGGTGATCCAGTTCGTGCTCGCAACCGAGCTCGCCATCCTCGTGGTATCACCCGACCCGACCTCGCTCACGGATTCGTTTGCCCTGACGCGGGTGCTGAAACGCAACGAGTACGCAGGGCGAATAGAAGTGCTCGTCAATATGGCCGAAAGCCAGGATGCCGCGCAGCGCGTCTACCAGCGTTTCTCGCAGGCGGTCAGCAAATACCTGCAGCTCGATCTGAAATGGTTCGGCTACGTGAGCGCCGATCGCGCGGTGGTCTCGGCGATCCGCCTCCAGCATCCGGTGGTGCTGATGCAACCGGATGCGCCGGCGAGCCAGTGCTTCGAGCGCCTGGCAACCCGTCTGCAGGAAACATGCGCGACGGAATCGGGGCCGGGCATGAGCGAGTTCCTGCGCTCGCGGGTGCCGGAAACCGCGGTGGATCCGGCCCAGGCCGCGATCGATCTGATCCGTGGCGCGCAGCCGACGCGGCAGATCGCGCAGGAGGCAAACCTGGGAGATTTGCACCGCCAGTTCATCGATTGCATCCAGGGCAGCAAGGGTGGCGCCGAGGAACTGGTCGCCGCGATCAAGCCGATCATAGACGCCTACGTCGCCCGCTTTCACTCGTTTCCGCTCGATATGCGCGAGGCGATCTACCGTTATCTCGAGATGGGAGATTTCCCCGACCACGAGATCCGCAACCAGGTGATGCTGCTCGAACAGCTCTACGAGAAGCGCTACCAGCGTCCGCTGATGGACAAGGAAGACAGCCTGTTCCGGCTGCTGAACCAGGTTCGCGACTCGGAGCCCGAATTTGCCGATGCCATAGCGCGCCTGCAGCACAGCTACGAACGCCAGTACCATCCCGGCCCGCAGGAAGCGCTGTCCGCCCTGCTCGAGCGGCTGAAACAACCCGGGGTCATGGAAGACGATTTCGTCGATTGCATCGAGACGCTGCGTCACGAGTTCGCCGAGCGTTTCGGCCGCAATTACACCGTCAGCGACCTCGCGCTGCGCGAGCGCGTCAGCCAGCTGATCGCGGAACTCGCCGATCGCGAAGCCGCGCGCCAGGACACGCTGGCAATCCTGTCGAGCGAGATCGAGCAATCATCGGAACATCTCGCGCGTCTGCAGGCAGTCCTCAACGAACTCGACGGCTCGGGCTGACAGGTCCCGCGGCCGCCCAAACGCGCCGTGAAACCCGCGGCGCATCACGGCGCAGCGGGCTCGGCGCGAAACACCGCCCTGAACACATCGTCATAACGGCGCGCGAAATGCACCTCGAAACCCGCGCGCAGATACTCCGGCAATTCATCGAAGTCCTTGCGATTGGCTTCCGGCAACACCAGTTCGCGGATGCCGATGCGCCGCGCCGCGATCACCTTCTCGCGAATCCCGCCGACCGGCAGCACCTGCCCGGTGAGCGTGAGTTCACCGGTCATGGCCAGCGGCCGGTTGATGCCGCGCTTGCTCGCCAGCGAAATCAGGGCCGTCGCCATGGTCACGCCGGCGCTCGGCCCGTCCTTCGGCGTGGCTCCTTCCGGAACATGCAGATGCACCAGCGCCTCATCGAGAAAAGCGGGATTGGCGTGGTAGCGCGCCAGGTGTGACATTGCATAGCTGTAGGCGATCTCGGCCGACTCGCGCATCACCTCGCCCAGCTTGCCGGTGAGCTTGAATCCTCGCGCCAGCGAGTGCACCCGGCTCGCCTCGACCGGCAGGGTCGCGCCGCCCATCGAGGTCCACGCCAACCCGGTAACCACGCCGACACCGCGCATCACGCGCTCCTTCACGAACACCGGCGCGCCGAGCAGTTTCTCGACCTCCGCGCGTCCGATGCGCAGCCGCGCCTTCGGCTCCCCGAGCAGCCGCACCACGCTTTTTCGCACCAGGCTCGAGAGCCGCTTCTCGAGACCGCGAACACCGGCTTCGCGCGAATAGCCGTCGATCACATGGCGCAGCGCCGCATCGGTGATCGCCAGCCGTGCGCTCTTCACGCCGGCGCGTTGCAGCAACTTTGGCCACAGGTGATTTTTCGCGATCGCGAGCTTCTCTTCCGCGATATAACCGGCCAGCCGGATCACTTCCATGCGATCGAGCAAGGGACCGGGAATGGTATCGAGCTGGTTCGCGGTACACACGAACAGCACCTTGGACAGGTCGACCCGCATGTCGAGATAGTGATCCAGAAACTCCGAGTTCTGTTCCGGATCGAGCGCCTCGAGCAGTGCCGACGCCGGATCGCCGTGATAGGAGGCACCGACCTTGTCGATCTCGTCGAGCATGATCACCGGGTTGGCGACCTTGACCTGCTTCAGCGCCTGCACGAATTTCCCGGGCATGGCGCCGATATAGGTGCGCCGGTGCCCCTTGATCTCGGCTTCGTCACGCATCCCGCCGAGGCTGAAGCGATAGAATTCGCGCCCCAGCGCGTGCGCGATCGAACGTCCGATCGAGGTCTTTCCCACCCCCGGCGGGCCGACCAGCAGGATGATCGAGCCGCTGATTTCACCCTTGTAAGCACCTACTGCAATGAACTCCAGGATGCGCTTCTTCACATCGTCCAGCCCGTCGTGCTCGGCTTCGAGCACCCCACGCGCGTGCGCCAGGTCGAGCTTGTCGGTCGAATGCACACCCCAGGGCACCGAGGTCATCCAGTCGAGATAATTGCGCGTGACGCCGTATTCCGGCGAGCCCGTCTCCAGCACCGCGAGCTTTTCCATCTCTTCACGGATGCGCTCCATGACCTCCAGCGGCGCATTGAGCTTCGCCAGCCGCTCCTCGAACTTGTCCGCGTTCGCGGTGCGATCATCCTTCGACAATCCGAGTTCCTGCTTGATCACCTTCAACTGCTCGCGCAGGAAGAACTCGCGCTGGCGCTCGCTCACCGTTTCATTGACCTGGCTGCTGATCTTGTCCTGCAGCCGCGCGACCTCGATCTCTTTCTTGAGCAGCGGCAGCACCTTGTGCATGCGCTCGAGCACCGGCAAGGTCTCGAGCACATCCTGCAGCTCGCTCCCGCTGGCACTGGTCAGGGTGGACGCAAAATCCGTGAGCGGTGAGGGATCCTCGGGGCTGAAGCGCATCAGGTAGTGCTTCAGCTCTTCGTTGTAAAGCGGATTGAGCGGCACCAGTTCCTTGATCGCACCAACCAGCGCCATCGCATAGGCACGAGTCTCGTCATCGCGCTCGAGCGGGCTCTCCGGGTAGTCAACCTGCACGACATAGGGCGGCTTGCGACTTATCCAGCGGCGAATCCTCGCCCGCCCGATACCCTGCGCGATGAACTGCACCCGTCGCCCGTCACCCGAGGCGTTCAACAGCCGCACGCCGCAGCCGATCGCGGGAATATCGTCGGCCGCCACCGAGCTCGCATCCTCGGTATCGACGAAAAACAGGGCCATCGCCTTGTGATCGGTTTCCGCCACGCGCTGGATGGTATCGCCCCACACCGTGGCATCGGCCATCATGGGCTGTATCTGCGCGGGCATGAAGGGCCGCGTGGTCACCGGCATCAGGTAGAGAATATCGGGCAGCGCCTGGTTGGGAATGACCAGGCTGGTGTGGCCGGAAGACGTGGCCGGTGG includes:
- the lon gene encoding endopeptidase La, encoding MSENEATEPEAPPATSSGHTSLVIPNQALPDILYLMPVTTRPFMPAQIQPMMADATVWGDTIQRVAETDHKAMALFFVDTEDASSVAADDIPAIGCGVRLLNASGDGRRVQFIAQGIGRARIRRWISRKPPYVVQVDYPESPLERDDETRAYAMALVGAIKELVPLNPLYNEELKHYLMRFSPEDPSPLTDFASTLTSASGSELQDVLETLPVLERMHKVLPLLKKEIEVARLQDKISSQVNETVSERQREFFLREQLKVIKQELGLSKDDRTANADKFEERLAKLNAPLEVMERIREEMEKLAVLETGSPEYGVTRNYLDWMTSVPWGVHSTDKLDLAHARGVLEAEHDGLDDVKKRILEFIAVGAYKGEISGSIILLVGPPGVGKTSIGRSIAHALGREFYRFSLGGMRDEAEIKGHRRTYIGAMPGKFVQALKQVKVANPVIMLDEIDKVGASYHGDPASALLEALDPEQNSEFLDHYLDMRVDLSKVLFVCTANQLDTIPGPLLDRMEVIRLAGYIAEEKLAIAKNHLWPKLLQRAGVKSARLAITDAALRHVIDGYSREAGVRGLEKRLSSLVRKSVVRLLGEPKARLRIGRAEVEKLLGAPVFVKERVMRGVGVVTGLAWTSMGGATLPVEASRVHSLARGFKLTGKLGEVMRESAEIAYSYAMSHLARYHANPAFLDEALVHLHVPEGATPKDGPSAGVTMATALISLASKRGINRPLAMTGELTLTGQVLPVGGIREKVIAARRIGIRELVLPEANRKDFDELPEYLRAGFEVHFARRYDDVFRAVFRAEPAAP